DNA sequence from the Alteribacter lacisalsi genome:
CCGCCTGGCAGCCGGGACATACGGCTTCTCCCTTGGAGGAAAGACAGATTTTTCTGTTGTTAAGAAGCGGGTGAAGGAAGCGATCTCAGAAATCCAGCCCCACGACAGCCGGGAGCGTCTGAGATCCCTCGGCATTGATGAGTACAAAGGTTTTGCTTCGTTCAGGTCAAAGCATGAAGTCTCCATTGACGGGAGTGAGACCATTTACGGGAAACGAATTGTGATTGCCACCGGTTCAAGGCCGGCGATTCCTCCAATTGAGGGGATTGAGCATATTCCCTACTATACAAATGAAACGATTTTTGACATTGAGGAAGTGCCAGACAGTCTGGTCGTAATCGGGGCGGGACCGGTGGGAATTGAACTCGCCCAGGCCATGTCAAGGCTCGGGGCGGATGTGACAGTGGTGGATCACTCCCCGGACCTGATGGCTCAGGAAGAATGGGAAATACGGGAACGGGCGAGAGAGAAGTTAACTGAAGAGATCCGTTTTATTTTCTCAGCCCGTATTGTGGAAGTGAAAAAAGACGGTGGCACACTTTATTTGATGGCGGAAGACGAGGATCACGGGACATCCGTGCTTGAATGCGATGCCCTATTGATCGCTGCTGGAAGAAAGCCGAACGTGGAAAATTTAAACCTTGAACATGCTGAGGTGAAGGTGGAAGACGGCAGGATTGAGGTGAACGGTAAAATGCAGACAAGCATGAAAAACATTTTTGCCTGCGGGGACGTGACCGGGGACTATCCATTTACCCATGCAGCCGGTATGGAGGGCAAAAGTATCGTGGCAAATGCCATCTTCGGCCTGCGCCGCCATACGGATTACACTCATTTTGCATACGTTATTTATACTGACCCCGAAGTATTTCATCTCGGTCTGACTGAAAAGCAGGCAAGAGATCAGTATCAGGACGAAATTCATGTCTATAAGGTAAAAGGCGAAGATGTGGACCGCTTCGTTGCGGAGAGAGACAAGGATGCGTTTATGAAAATCATTACGGATAAAAAGGGCGTGATTGTTGGCGCCCATGCGATCGGAACTTCGGCAGGTGACTGGATGCAGCAGGTGATTTTCGCCAAGCAGCACGGGCATAAGCTTAAGGATATCTCTAGTGTGGTTCATCCGTATCCAGCCCGTGCAGAAATTGTTTCAAAAGCAGCAGACGAATATTGGCGCAGGCGCCTTTTTACCGGCACCATCCCCAAAATCACCAGAAAATACATTAAGTGGTTCAGATAGGGGTTGACCCGCAAGGTAAGCTTTACCACCTTGCGGGTCAACCCCTGACGCATCGAGCGGAGCCGCTTCCCGGTCTTGGCAGTGTGACCGGTGAAATTCCGGTCACACCGAAGCGTGCGGAGCCGATGCAAAAATAAAAGAAAGCCGAGGCAAGGTAAGCTTTACCACCTTGCGGGTCAACCCCTGACGCATCGAGCGGAGCCGCTTCCCGGTCTTGGCAGTGTGACCGGTGAAATTCCGGTCACACCGAAGCGTGCGGAGCCGATGCAAAAATAAAAGAAAGCCTAGGCAAGGTAAGCTTTACCACCTTGCGGGTCAACCCCTGACGCATCGAGCGGAGCCGCTTCCCGGTCTTGGCAGTGTGACCGGTGAAATTCCGGTCACACCGAAGCGTGCGGAGCCGATGCAAAAATAAAAGAAAGCCTAGGCAAGGTAAGCTTTACCACCTTGCGGGTCAACCCCTGACGCATCGAGCGAAGCCGCTTCCCGGTCTTGGCAGTGTGACCGGTGAAATTCCGGTCACACCGAAGCGTGCGGAGCCGATGCAATAATAAAAGAAAGCCGAGGCAAGGTAAGCTTTACCACCTTGCGGGTCAACACTCAAAAGCAAACCCGCTAGGGAACCTCACTCTCCCTGCGGGATTCATAATCAATTCATTTTCTTAAGCAGTTCCTTTACGGGACTATGCCATTCAATTTTTGCATGGGGGTACCGGATCGAAATTTCCTTTTCGATAAAAAGAAAGTCAGTCTTACTCAGACCTTTAAGCTTGTCTTTTTCATCAGTCCAGACGGAAACGGAAGTCACCTCAAACGAATCATCGATTGTTCCAAGGTACTTTTCTCCTTCAAACATCACATAGCGGTATGTCAGCAGGAAGTTCCGGCGTACGTTTTCCTGATCGTCAAGAAAGTGAAACCCGCCCCGGCTGTGGGCCATTTCAAGCTTCCGCCGAGGATCAAGAATGTACTTTATAACACTGAAGACAAGTATACCAACAGCGATCAGGAGCAGGATACGAAATAAAATCACAGTCAACATCAGCGTTCTCTCCCTCTATTTAAAACGTAAATTCTACTTGCAGACCGATCCCTGACCGGGGGCTGCCAGGACGCTTTTGTATTGTTTACGAGCCGGTGCCGGAAAAGTTTCAAAATAAATGTGATTTAGGTTAATTACTGAAAAAGGAGTATCTATAATATGAACTTTACCCGATTATTTGAAATGCAAAAAGCTCTTGATGCCCATATTGAACATTCAAGAGGGTTAAAATCGGAAAACCTTCTCGAAAGAAAAATTCTCGCTTTTCACGTGGAAGCAGGGGAGTTGGCAAATGAGACCCGCTGCTTTAAGTTCTGGAGCAGTAAAGCCCCATCCTCGCGGTCCGTCATTCTGGAGGAGTATGTGGACGGAATCCATTTCCTCCTTTCCATAGGAATCGAACTTGGCTTTGACGACGAAGCCGCTTACGCGTTTCCTGAACCAGCTGAAGAAAAAGGGGAGGACCTGGTAAAACGCTTCATCACAGTCACTGAAGCACTGGAAGAGGTGCGAAGGCACAAGTCAAAGAATGCCTATAAACAACTGTTTGAAAGCTGTACTGCCCTCGGAAGCGCACTCGGTTTTTCAGGTAATGATGTGGAACAGGCGTATCTTGAAAAAAATGAAGTGAATTACGAGCGCCAGCGGAAAGGCTACTAAAGCCCTGAAGATTGTCCCATACAGGAAAACGCGTTATACTTGTTGTTGGAAAGATACATAATTTTTCAACAATAAACAGGAGGTACATACGATGGATCAGACATTACAAATGCTCAAAGAGCTTACAGACGCCAATGGCATTCCGGGAAACGAGCGTGAAGCCAGAGAAGTTATGAAGAAACATATTGCTCCTTTCGCCGACGAGGTGGAAACAGACGGGCTGGGGAGCCTGATTGCCAAAAAGACAGGGACGGTTTCTGACGGTCCTAAAGTCATGGTAGCCGGCCACCTGGATGAAATCGGCTTTATGGTTACAAATATTGATGATAACGGATTTCTGAAATTCCAGACTGTAGGCGGATGGTGGGAACAGGTGATGCTTGCCCAGCGCGTCACTGTGATGACCAAAGAAGGGAACGTTCCGGGTGTCATCGGTTCAAAGCCGCCGCACATCCTGCCTCCGGAAGTTCGGAAAAAGAGTGTGGACAAAAAAGATATGTACATCGATATCGGTGCATCCAGCCGTGAAGAAGCAGAGGAGTTCGGCGTTCGCCCGGGAGACTCCGTTGTGCCGGTATGCGAGTTTACCGTGTTAAAAAACGAAAAGCTTCTCATGGCAAAAGCATGGGATAACCGTATTGGCTGTGCCATTGCAATTGATGTACTCCGCCGTCTGAAAGACGAAGATCACCCGAACACGGTTTACGGTGTTGGGACGGTTCAGGAGGAAGTCGGCCTGCGCGGTGCCCGGACATCCGCCCACCACATTCAGCCGGATATCGGCTTTGGTGTCGACGTTGGTATTGCCGGTGATACGCCTGGTGTATCCGACAAAGATGCTCTTGCAAAAATGGGGAAAGGCCCGCAGATCATTATGTATGATGCATCCATGGTGAGTCATAAAGGACTGCGCGACTTTGTCACCGGTACAGCAGATGAAAAAGAAATCCCGTACCAATTTGATTATGTACCAGGCGGTGGAACTGATTCCGGTGCGATCCACCTGACGGCTAACGGTGTACCTGCCCTTTCCATTACCATTGCGACCCGCTATATCCATACACATGCAGGTATCCTTCACCGCGATGACTACGAAAATGCAGTGAAGCTGATTGTGGAAGTCATCAAAAAGCTTGACCGCAACACAGTAAACAAAATTACGTTTGAATAAAAATCATTTATTTCCTGATTATTCCTATTCCCACTAAACGGAATGAAACGAAACCGGTTTGCTTTCTGATACGTCATTGAGCGAAATTATTTTCCATGAGCGTCTGAATCAAATAAAATGTTACTTTTCGTAAAACTGATTTTGAAGCGTAGGGCGGCGACTCCAGCGGGAAAAGCAATGACTGAAGACCCCACAGGGCGGTTTTCCCGAGGAGGCTGAGGCATTGCCCGCGGAAAGCGTCCGCCTGGAACGAAACAAACCAACAGTCTTTCCAAAAAGCTCGTTCTGCAAATAACGTTGAAAAATAATCATGAAATAAACAAAACAAAAGGCCGGATGCTTCGCGCACCGGCCTTTTGTCTACTTTTGAAGTCCCTGTGAAATCTGCTGGACTACCTGCTGTTTTTCC
Encoded proteins:
- a CDS encoding dihydrolipoyl dehydrogenase family protein gives rise to the protein MMKKYDLIVIGGGSGGLTAAIGSAQFGARVALIEKDDEPGGDCLHYGCVPSKTYIKAAKEIYHARLAAGTYGFSLGGKTDFSVVKKRVKEAISEIQPHDSRERLRSLGIDEYKGFASFRSKHEVSIDGSETIYGKRIVIATGSRPAIPPIEGIEHIPYYTNETIFDIEEVPDSLVVIGAGPVGIELAQAMSRLGADVTVVDHSPDLMAQEEWEIRERAREKLTEEIRFIFSARIVEVKKDGGTLYLMAEDEDHGTSVLECDALLIAAGRKPNVENLNLEHAEVKVEDGRIEVNGKMQTSMKNIFACGDVTGDYPFTHAAGMEGKSIVANAIFGLRRHTDYTHFAYVIYTDPEVFHLGLTEKQARDQYQDEIHVYKVKGEDVDRFVAERDKDAFMKIITDKKGVIVGAHAIGTSAGDWMQQVIFAKQHGHKLKDISSVVHPYPARAEIVSKAADEYWRRRLFTGTIPKITRKYIKWFR
- a CDS encoding sigma-w pathway protein ysdB translates to MLTVILFRILLLIAVGILVFSVIKYILDPRRKLEMAHSRGGFHFLDDQENVRRNFLLTYRYVMFEGEKYLGTIDDSFEVTSVSVWTDEKDKLKGLSKTDFLFIEKEISIRYPHAKIEWHSPVKELLKKMN
- a CDS encoding dUTP diphosphatase, whose amino-acid sequence is MNFTRLFEMQKALDAHIEHSRGLKSENLLERKILAFHVEAGELANETRCFKFWSSKAPSSRSVILEEYVDGIHFLLSIGIELGFDDEAAYAFPEPAEEKGEDLVKRFITVTEALEEVRRHKSKNAYKQLFESCTALGSALGFSGNDVEQAYLEKNEVNYERQRKGY
- a CDS encoding M42 family metallopeptidase: MDQTLQMLKELTDANGIPGNEREAREVMKKHIAPFADEVETDGLGSLIAKKTGTVSDGPKVMVAGHLDEIGFMVTNIDDNGFLKFQTVGGWWEQVMLAQRVTVMTKEGNVPGVIGSKPPHILPPEVRKKSVDKKDMYIDIGASSREEAEEFGVRPGDSVVPVCEFTVLKNEKLLMAKAWDNRIGCAIAIDVLRRLKDEDHPNTVYGVGTVQEEVGLRGARTSAHHIQPDIGFGVDVGIAGDTPGVSDKDALAKMGKGPQIIMYDASMVSHKGLRDFVTGTADEKEIPYQFDYVPGGGTDSGAIHLTANGVPALSITIATRYIHTHAGILHRDDYENAVKLIVEVIKKLDRNTVNKITFE